Proteins encoded together in one Pseudoroseomonas cervicalis window:
- a CDS encoding siderophore-interacting protein produces MPLLRARASIPFPRIAAYLDRILASLAAHHLTLQPGPGGHAIASPLGGTGWLRPGPDRLELGVEAPDGAAFNRLKHDLTSLIDFVAREERLAIAWTGDAAGAVLPPDLRILTVRQIHDVTPGLRRIRFGGEDLARYDTPDQLHCRLLFQAGGAATPEWPMLDDGGRVVWPGSGRLASRIYTIRRIDAAAGRLEIDFVRHGGDGPGMRWLARAAPGDVVGLLGPAAQGPRPAAWSLLAGDETGLPGIARILEGMPATARGVALIEIAGPAEEQPLRHPPGVEIRWLHRDGAAPGSTRLLLEAARGLALPEAREEAFCWIGAEFAAFRALRRHLLQEAGLPAGRCVAFSHWRRGMSEEDIAAAGASSIAP; encoded by the coding sequence ATGCCCCTCCTGCGCGCCCGCGCCAGCATCCCCTTCCCCCGCATCGCCGCCTATCTCGATCGCATCCTGGCCTCGCTGGCGGCGCATCACCTGACGCTGCAGCCAGGTCCCGGGGGCCATGCCATCGCCTCGCCGCTCGGCGGGACGGGATGGCTGCGCCCGGGGCCGGACCGGCTGGAGCTCGGCGTCGAGGCGCCGGATGGCGCCGCCTTCAACCGGCTGAAGCACGACCTGACCAGCCTGATCGACTTCGTCGCGCGGGAGGAGCGGCTGGCCATCGCCTGGACCGGCGATGCCGCCGGCGCCGTGCTGCCGCCGGATCTGCGCATCCTGACCGTGCGGCAGATCCACGACGTCACGCCCGGCCTGCGCCGCATCCGCTTCGGCGGCGAGGACCTGGCCCGCTACGACACGCCGGACCAGCTGCATTGCCGGCTGCTGTTCCAGGCCGGCGGCGCCGCCACCCCGGAATGGCCGATGCTGGATGATGGCGGGCGCGTGGTGTGGCCGGGCTCGGGCCGGCTGGCCTCGCGCATCTACACCATCCGCCGCATCGACGCGGCGGCCGGCCGGCTGGAGATCGACTTCGTGCGGCATGGCGGCGACGGGCCGGGGATGCGCTGGCTGGCCCGGGCGGCGCCGGGCGATGTGGTGGGGCTGCTCGGCCCGGCGGCGCAGGGCCCGCGGCCGGCCGCCTGGTCGCTGCTGGCCGGCGACGAGACCGGCCTGCCCGGCATCGCCCGCATCCTGGAGGGCATGCCCGCCACGGCCCGCGGCGTGGCGCTGATCGAGATCGCGGGGCCGGCGGAGGAACAGCCGCTGCGCCACCCGCCGGGCGTCGAGATCCGCTGGCTGCACCGCGACGGCGCCGCGCCGGGCAGCACGCGCCTGCTGCTGGAGGCGGCGCGCGGCCTGGCCCTGCCGGAGGCGCGGGAGGAGGCGTTCTGCTGGATCGGCGCGGAATTCGCCGCCTTCCGCGCGCTGCGCCGCCACCTGCTGCAGGAGGCGGGGCTGCCCGCCGGGCGCTGCGTCGCCTTCTCGCATTGGCGGCGCGGCATGAGCGAGGAGGATATCGCCGCCGCCGGCGCCTCCTCGATCGCGCCCTGA
- a CDS encoding arsenic transporter translates to MLALAIFVFTLVLVIWQPRGLGIGWSALGGAGLALLTGVIGWADVPVVWDIVWDATFTFVALIIISLLLDEAGFFQWAALHVARWGGGNGRRLFPLVVVLGAVIAAFFANDGAALLLTPIVMAILLRLNFSAGATLAFIVACGFVADTTSLPLVISNLVNIVSANYFGIGFDRYAAVMAPVNLVALGATLAVLWAYYGRDLPARYRLDQLERPATAIRDPLVFRAAFPLLAVLLLAYFVLAPLGVPVAAVTGAAALALLVLAGRWHRGGSGAVVSVRKVLGDAPWQIVIFSLGMYLVVYGLRNAGLTDHLAQALVWLAGHGLWAATLGTGIGAALISSVMNNMPSVLIGALAIEQAQGIPPAIREAMIYANVIGCDLGPKFTPIGSLATLLWLHVLARKGTTITWGQYMRVGLVITPPVLLAVLAALALWLPVVAP, encoded by the coding sequence ATGCTGGCCCTGGCCATCTTCGTCTTCACGCTTGTCCTGGTCATCTGGCAGCCGCGCGGCCTCGGCATCGGCTGGTCGGCGCTCGGCGGCGCGGGCCTGGCGCTGCTCACCGGCGTCATCGGCTGGGCCGACGTGCCGGTGGTCTGGGACATCGTCTGGGACGCCACCTTCACCTTCGTCGCGCTGATCATCATCTCGCTGCTGCTGGACGAGGCGGGATTCTTCCAGTGGGCGGCGCTGCATGTCGCGCGCTGGGGCGGCGGCAATGGGCGGCGGCTGTTCCCGCTGGTGGTGGTGCTCGGCGCGGTCATCGCCGCCTTCTTCGCCAATGACGGGGCCGCCCTGCTGCTGACGCCGATCGTCATGGCCATCCTGCTGCGCCTGAACTTCTCCGCGGGCGCCACGCTCGCCTTCATCGTCGCCTGCGGCTTCGTGGCCGACACCACCAGCCTGCCGCTGGTGATCTCGAACCTGGTCAACATCGTCTCGGCCAATTATTTCGGCATCGGCTTCGACCGCTATGCCGCAGTCATGGCGCCGGTCAATCTGGTGGCGCTGGGCGCGACGCTCGCCGTGCTCTGGGCCTATTACGGGCGCGACCTGCCCGCCCGCTACCGGCTCGACCAGCTGGAGCGGCCCGCCACCGCCATCCGCGACCCTCTTGTCTTCCGCGCCGCCTTTCCGCTGCTGGCGGTGCTGCTGCTGGCCTATTTCGTCCTGGCGCCGCTGGGCGTACCAGTGGCCGCGGTGACCGGCGCCGCGGCCCTCGCGCTGCTGGTGCTGGCCGGCCGCTGGCACCGCGGCGGCAGCGGCGCCGTCGTCTCCGTCCGCAAGGTGCTGGGCGATGCGCCCTGGCAGATCGTCATCTTCTCGCTCGGCATGTACCTGGTGGTCTATGGGCTGCGGAATGCCGGGCTGACCGACCATCTGGCGCAGGCGCTGGTCTGGCTGGCCGGGCATGGCCTCTGGGCCGCCACCCTCGGCACCGGCATCGGCGCCGCGCTGATCTCCTCGGTGATGAACAACATGCCCAGCGTGCTGATCGGCGCCCTGGCCATCGAGCAGGCGCAGGGCATCCCGCCCGCCATCCGCGAGGCGATGATCTACGCCAATGTCATCGGCTGCGACCTCGGCCCCAAATTCACCCCGATCGGCAGCCTGGCGACGCTGCTCTGGCTGCATGTGCTGGCGCGCAAGGGCACCACCATCACCTGGGGACAATACATGCGGGTCGGCCTGGTCATCACGCCACCGGTGCTGCTGGCCGTGCTGGCCGCCCTGGCGCTCTGGCTGCCGGTGGTGGCGCCGTGA
- a CDS encoding Nif11-like leader peptide family natural product precursor: MSSPELNRLIEALRQPALRDGLGAELQRCGSAEEAAAVLRRAGYDISARELEEAAAELSDQALDQVGGAGLFSGWVREGVSVWDVRRGG, encoded by the coding sequence ATGAGCTCCCCTGAACTGAACCGCCTGATCGAAGCGCTGCGGCAGCCCGCCCTGCGGGACGGGCTGGGCGCCGAGCTGCAGCGCTGCGGCAGCGCGGAGGAGGCCGCGGCGGTGCTGCGGCGCGCCGGCTACGACATCTCCGCGCGGGAGCTGGAGGAGGCCGCCGCCGAATTGTCCGACCAGGCGCTGGACCAGGTCGGCGGCGCGGGGCTGTTCTCCGGCTGGGTGCGCGAGGGCGTCTCGGTCTGGGATGTGCGCCGGGGCGGCTGA
- the arsH gene encoding arsenical resistance protein ArsH has translation MTLDLSLPNIADALLPGPDRARLGIPGASQHAPRILLLYGSLRERSYSRLLTLEAERILRRLGAETQVFDPRDLPAADSVPADHAKVAELRALSLWSEGQVWCSPERHGAITGIMKNQIDWLPLESRGIRPTQGRTLAVMQVSGGSQSFNSVNTLRLLGRWMRMVTIPNQSSVPKAYEQFDEAGRMRPGPLYDRVVDVMEELVKFTLLTRDVSAHLTDRYSERKERAEKVGRKDLARASGAAG, from the coding sequence ATGACCCTCGACCTCTCGCTGCCCAACATCGCCGACGCGCTGCTGCCAGGGCCGGATCGCGCGCGGCTCGGCATTCCCGGCGCCAGCCAGCACGCGCCGCGCATCCTGCTGCTCTACGGCTCGCTGCGCGAACGGTCCTACAGCCGCCTCCTGACGCTGGAGGCCGAGCGCATCCTGCGCCGCCTCGGCGCCGAGACGCAGGTCTTCGACCCGCGCGATCTGCCGGCGGCGGACAGCGTGCCCGCGGATCACGCGAAGGTCGCCGAGCTCCGCGCGCTGTCCTTGTGGTCCGAGGGCCAGGTCTGGTGCAGCCCGGAGCGGCACGGCGCCATCACCGGCATCATGAAGAACCAGATCGACTGGCTGCCCCTGGAGAGCCGCGGGATCCGCCCGACCCAGGGGCGCACCCTGGCGGTGATGCAGGTCTCCGGCGGCAGCCAGAGCTTCAACTCGGTCAACACGCTGCGCCTGCTCGGCCGCTGGATGCGGATGGTGACCATCCCCAACCAATCCTCGGTGCCGAAGGCCTATGAGCAGTTCGACGAGGCGGGCCGGATGCGGCCGGGTCCGCTCTATGACCGCGTCGTCGACGTGATGGAGGAGTTGGTGAAATTCACCCTGCTGACGCGCGATGTCTCGGCGCATCTGACCGACCGCTACAGCGAGCGGAAGGAACGGGCGGAGAAGGTCGGCCGAAAGGATCTGGCGCGTGCCTCAGGCGCCGCGGGATAG
- a CDS encoding helix-turn-helix transcriptional regulator has product MDDIEALACLSALSQGTRLQTFRLLVRHEPDGLAAGEVARQLDVPQNTMSTHLAVLARAGLLRAERHSRSIVYRADLGRLRGMMLFLVRDCCGGRADLCQPLIADLLPCCPPEKAAPCPT; this is encoded by the coding sequence ATGGATGATATTGAAGCGCTGGCCTGCCTGTCCGCCCTGTCGCAAGGCACGCGGCTGCAGACCTTCCGCCTGCTGGTGCGGCACGAGCCGGACGGGCTCGCCGCTGGCGAGGTCGCCCGGCAGCTCGATGTTCCGCAGAACACCATGTCGACCCATCTGGCCGTGCTGGCCCGCGCCGGGCTGCTTCGCGCCGAGCGACACAGCCGGTCCATCGTCTATCGCGCCGATCTGGGCCGCCTGCGCGGCATGATGCTGTTCCTGGTCAGGGATTGCTGCGGCGGCCGCGCCGATCTGTGCCAGCCCCTCATCGCCGACCTGCTTCCCTGCTGCCCGCCCGAGAAGGCCGCCCCATGCCCGACGTGA
- a CDS encoding MFS transporter, which translates to MSQAASPAAAAPPDPAAGRSRLTVVSAIGIGQILAWGSSYYLLAVLAGPIAADTGWPLTWIMGALSLGMLVSGLVSPRIGRLIELRGGRPVLAASAVLLAAGLLLLGLAPSLPVFMLAWVILGLAMGAGLYDPAFSSLGRLYGEQARSAITQVTLFGGFASTVCWPLSALLAEQFGWRGACLTYAAIHLTIGLPLYLFGVPREAARPAAPARAAAAPLRVQASQRYAFVMLAAGFTLAAVIMTVLSVHLLALLQSQGLALAAAVALGTLIGPAQVGARILEMVLGRKAHPIWSLVASAVLVALGLGMLVGAPGVVAAGIVLYGMGSGIRSIARGTVPLALFGREGYAVLMGRIAMPTLIAQAASPFLGAWLLDGFGAPATLAVLCGAAVLNILMVLALLPVALRRR; encoded by the coding sequence ATGAGCCAGGCCGCTTCGCCGGCAGCGGCCGCTCCCCCTGACCCGGCGGCAGGCCGCAGCCGGCTCACGGTCGTCTCCGCCATCGGCATCGGCCAGATTCTGGCCTGGGGGTCCTCCTACTACCTGCTCGCGGTGCTGGCCGGTCCGATCGCCGCCGACACCGGCTGGCCGCTGACCTGGATCATGGGGGCGCTGTCGCTGGGCATGCTGGTCTCCGGCCTGGTGTCGCCGCGCATCGGCCGCCTGATCGAGCTGCGCGGCGGCCGCCCTGTCCTGGCCGCCAGCGCCGTGCTGCTCGCCGCGGGCCTGCTCCTGCTCGGGCTGGCGCCGAGCCTGCCGGTCTTCATGCTGGCCTGGGTCATTCTGGGGCTGGCCATGGGCGCCGGGCTCTACGATCCCGCCTTCTCCAGCCTGGGGCGGCTCTATGGCGAGCAGGCCCGCTCCGCCATCACCCAGGTCACCCTGTTCGGCGGCTTCGCCAGCACGGTCTGCTGGCCGCTCAGCGCCCTGCTGGCCGAGCAGTTCGGCTGGCGCGGCGCCTGCCTGACCTACGCCGCCATCCATCTGACGATCGGATTGCCGCTCTACCTGTTCGGCGTCCCGCGCGAGGCCGCCAGGCCCGCCGCCCCCGCCAGGGCCGCCGCGGCGCCCCTCCGGGTGCAGGCCAGCCAGCGCTATGCCTTCGTCATGCTCGCCGCGGGCTTCACCCTGGCGGCCGTCATCATGACGGTGCTCTCGGTCCATCTGCTGGCGCTGCTGCAGTCGCAGGGCCTGGCGCTGGCCGCGGCGGTGGCGCTGGGCACGCTGATCGGCCCGGCGCAGGTCGGCGCCCGCATCCTGGAGATGGTCCTCGGCAGGAAGGCGCATCCGATCTGGAGCCTGGTGGCCTCGGCCGTGCTGGTGGCGCTGGGCCTTGGCATGCTGGTCGGCGCGCCCGGTGTCGTCGCGGCGGGCATCGTCCTGTACGGCATGGGCAGCGGCATCCGCTCCATCGCCCGCGGCACGGTGCCCCTGGCCCTGTTCGGCAGGGAAGGCTACGCCGTGCTGATGGGGCGGATCGCCATGCCGACGCTGATCGCCCAGGCCGCATCGCCCTTCCTGGGCGCCTGGCTGCTGGACGGGTTCGGCGCCCCGGCCACGCTGGCCGTGCTGTGCGGCGCCGCGGTGCTCAACATCCTGATGGTGCTGGCGCTGCTGCCGGTGGCGCTTCGCCGCCGGTAG
- the arsC gene encoding arsenate reductase (glutaredoxin) (This arsenate reductase requires both glutathione and glutaredoxin to convert arsenate to arsenite, after which the efflux transporter formed by ArsA and ArsB can extrude the arsenite from the cell, providing resistance.), protein MPDVTIYHNPACGTSRNTLALIRNSGEEPEVIEYLRTPPSRERLAELIRRMGIPTRELLRQKGTPYEELGLGDPSLTEEQLLDAMMAHPILINRPIVVTPLGVKLCRPSEAVLDILPQPQRAAFAKEDGEKVVDEQGRRLI, encoded by the coding sequence ATGCCCGACGTGACCATCTACCACAACCCGGCCTGCGGGACGTCCCGCAACACCCTGGCCCTGATCCGCAACAGCGGCGAGGAACCCGAAGTCATTGAATATCTGCGGACCCCGCCGAGCCGGGAGAGGCTGGCCGAGCTGATCCGGCGCATGGGCATCCCGACGCGCGAGCTTCTGCGCCAGAAGGGCACGCCCTACGAGGAACTCGGCCTTGGCGACCCGTCGCTGACCGAGGAGCAGCTGCTCGACGCGATGATGGCGCATCCCATCCTCATCAACCGGCCCATCGTGGTGACGCCGCTCGGCGTGAAGCTCTGCAGGCCATCCGAGGCGGTGCTGGACATCCTGCCGCAGCCGCAGCGCGCCGCCTTCGCCAAGGAGGACGGCGAGAAGGTCGTCGACGAGCAAGGCCGCCGCCTGATCTGA
- a CDS encoding FAD-dependent oxidoreductase — MDLPVAVIGGGPVGLAAAAHLLQRGLRPVVLEAGASVGTAPLDWGHVRTFSPWRYNIDAACRALLERQGWRAPEAGAFPTGRMLVEEYLAPLAALPEIAASLRLNTRVTGIARARLGKVRDAGRAQQPFELRFEAEGQEGRMLARAVIVATGSWGHPNPAGASGLPALGERQAADRIRHGMPDVLGAERGRYAGKRVLVVGSGHSAIGTLIDLSLLATQAPGTRILWAARSAELTRAYGGGAADQLPERGALGQRLRRLVETRAVALLAPFPVDAVRRGADGALRVASLEGAVAEADEMVVATGLRPDLGILGELRLDLDPALDCPRALAPLIDPNLHSCGTVRPHGAFELQQPDGGLFLAGMASYGRAPTFLMATGYEQVRSIAAFLAGDLDAARRVELDLPQTGVCSSDRAGPDGPGAGTAGCCAPAPPEAAGCPAPPTPPDRSSCRGTASRDAKPAVEAAG; from the coding sequence GTGGACCTGCCCGTGGCCGTCATCGGCGGCGGCCCGGTCGGCCTGGCCGCGGCGGCGCATCTGCTGCAGCGCGGCCTGCGGCCCGTGGTGCTGGAGGCGGGGGCCTCGGTCGGCACGGCGCCGCTGGACTGGGGACATGTCCGGACCTTCTCGCCCTGGCGGTACAACATCGATGCCGCCTGCCGCGCGCTGCTGGAGCGGCAGGGCTGGAGGGCGCCCGAGGCCGGGGCCTTCCCGACCGGCCGCATGCTGGTCGAGGAGTATCTGGCGCCGCTGGCCGCCCTGCCCGAGATCGCTGCCAGCCTGCGGCTGAACACCCGGGTGACCGGCATCGCCCGGGCGCGCCTGGGCAAGGTGCGCGATGCCGGCCGCGCGCAGCAGCCCTTCGAGCTCCGCTTCGAGGCCGAGGGCCAGGAAGGACGGATGCTGGCGCGCGCCGTCATCGTCGCGACCGGCAGCTGGGGCCATCCGAACCCGGCCGGTGCTTCCGGCCTTCCGGCGCTTGGCGAGCGGCAGGCGGCGGACCGCATCCGCCATGGCATGCCCGATGTGCTCGGCGCCGAGCGCGGCCGCTATGCGGGCAAGCGGGTGCTGGTCGTGGGCTCGGGCCATTCGGCCATCGGCACGCTGATCGACCTCTCCCTCCTCGCCACGCAGGCGCCCGGCACGCGGATCCTCTGGGCGGCCCGGAGCGCCGAGCTGACGCGCGCCTATGGCGGCGGCGCGGCCGACCAGCTGCCGGAGCGGGGGGCGCTGGGCCAGCGGTTGCGGCGCCTGGTCGAGACGAGGGCCGTGGCGCTTCTCGCGCCCTTCCCGGTCGATGCGGTGCGCCGCGGCGCCGACGGCGCGCTGCGGGTCGCGAGCCTGGAAGGCGCGGTGGCGGAGGCCGACGAGATGGTGGTGGCCACGGGCCTGCGGCCGGACCTCGGCATTCTCGGCGAACTTCGTCTCGACCTGGATCCGGCCCTGGATTGCCCGCGCGCGCTGGCTCCGCTGATCGATCCGAACCTGCACTCCTGCGGCACGGTCCGTCCGCATGGCGCCTTCGAGCTGCAGCAGCCGGATGGTGGGCTGTTCCTGGCGGGCATGGCCAGCTATGGCCGGGCGCCGACCTTCCTGATGGCGACCGGCTATGAGCAGGTGCGCTCGATCGCCGCCTTCCTGGCAGGCGACCTGGACGCGGCGCGCCGTGTCGAGCTGGACCTGCCGCAGACCGGGGTCTGCAGCAGCGACCGGGCAGGGCCGGATGGCCCGGGCGCCGGCACCGCCGGCTGCTGCGCCCCCGCGCCCCCCGAGGCCGCCGGCTGTCCGGCCCCGCCGACCCCGCCTGACCGGTCATCCTGCCGCGGGACCGCCAGCCGGGACGCGAAGCCTGCCGTGGAAGCCGCTGGATGA
- a CDS encoding ABC transporter substrate-binding protein, translated as MSAPARRLGRRQLAALLAAPALLAAAPRDGLSVTDMLGRRVALPRPPRRILLLDARDIMSMALLHPDPASLVAGWAGAELLDSEALRQSYAARPGGGSLPVVGGATPESRSLESLLALAPDLVVATAQAEPDLAGGSLLRQLAVAGIPAVFSSADANQPDAAGDALGPMAALERSLAMWGTLLGAEAQAEAYLGFVRARLARIAARLAGVAPRRAYLELQSTYDECCWAAGSRIWGALLALAGGRPPEAAAARWFARLSPEQLIAEAPEVYIATGGAYAPMMRPAIGPGLPPGPAQDGLRRLAARPGLAPLPAIRDRRVHGIWSGLVAIRPLNLLFVEAAAGWLHPALFRDLDPGETLGLINTRFLARPLPGPLWVSLA; from the coding sequence GTGAGCGCGCCCGCCCGGCGGCTCGGCCGCCGCCAGCTCGCCGCGCTGCTGGCAGCGCCCGCCCTCCTCGCCGCCGCGCCGCGGGACGGGCTGTCGGTCACCGACATGCTCGGCCGGCGGGTGGCGCTGCCGCGCCCGCCGCGCCGCATCCTGCTGCTGGATGCGCGCGACATCATGAGCATGGCGCTGCTGCACCCCGATCCCGCCAGCCTGGTCGCCGGCTGGGCGGGGGCGGAGCTGCTGGACAGCGAGGCGCTGCGCCAGAGCTACGCGGCCCGCCCCGGCGGCGGCAGCCTGCCGGTGGTCGGCGGCGCCACGCCCGAATCCCGCTCGCTGGAGAGCCTCCTGGCCCTGGCGCCGGATCTGGTGGTGGCCACCGCCCAGGCCGAGCCGGATCTGGCCGGGGGCAGCCTGCTGCGCCAGCTGGCCGTCGCCGGCATCCCGGCCGTGTTCAGCAGCGCCGATGCCAACCAGCCCGATGCCGCGGGCGACGCGCTCGGCCCGATGGCGGCGCTGGAACGTTCGCTGGCGATGTGGGGCACGCTGCTCGGCGCCGAGGCGCAGGCGGAGGCCTATCTCGGCTTCGTCCGGGCGCGGCTGGCGCGCATCGCCGCGCGGCTCGCCGGCGTCGCGCCGCGCCGCGCCTATCTGGAGCTGCAATCGACCTATGACGAATGCTGCTGGGCCGCCGGCAGCCGCATCTGGGGCGCGCTGCTGGCGCTCGCCGGCGGCCGCCCGCCCGAGGCGGCGGCGGCGCGCTGGTTCGCCAGGCTCTCGCCCGAGCAGCTGATCGCCGAGGCGCCCGAGGTCTATATCGCCACCGGCGGCGCCTATGCGCCCATGATGCGCCCCGCCATCGGCCCCGGCCTGCCGCCCGGCCCGGCGCAGGACGGGCTGCGCCGCCTGGCCGCCCGGCCGGGCCTGGCGCCGCTGCCCGCCATCCGCGACCGCCGGGTGCATGGCATCTGGAGCGGGCTGGTCGCCATCCGCCCGCTCAACCTGCTCTTCGTCGAGGCCGCGGCCGGCTGGCTGCACCCCGCGCTGTTCCGCGACCTCGACCCCGGCGAGACGCTCGGCCTGATCAACACGCGTTTCCTGGCGCGGCCCCTGCCCGGCCCGCTCTGGGTGAGCCTCGCCTGA
- a CDS encoding PadR family transcriptional regulator, with product MSKDVSLAPAGRATPNLTDRAYWAGTIKMALSRFFVLQVLHDGPAHGYDIARAVERTTKGCCSPSEGALYPTLREFEQGGYVTSAAEIVSGRERKVYTLTGKGRDAFRVGLEAWMDATAALTETGRAAAARDQGQKRCGC from the coding sequence ATGTCGAAGGATGTCAGCCTCGCCCCTGCCGGTCGCGCCACGCCCAACCTGACGGATCGCGCCTATTGGGCCGGGACCATCAAGATGGCGCTCAGCCGGTTCTTCGTGCTGCAGGTGCTGCATGACGGCCCGGCGCATGGCTATGACATCGCGCGCGCCGTGGAGCGGACGACGAAAGGCTGCTGCTCGCCCTCCGAGGGCGCGCTCTATCCGACGCTGCGCGAGTTCGAGCAGGGCGGCTATGTGACCTCCGCCGCCGAAATCGTCTCCGGCCGCGAGCGCAAGGTCTACACCCTGACCGGGAAGGGCCGCGATGCCTTCAGGGTCGGGCTGGAGGCCTGGATGGACGCCACCGCCGCCCTGACCGAGACCGGCCGCGCCGCCGCGGCGCGCGACCAGGGCCAGAAGCGCTGCGGCTGCTGA
- a CDS encoding site-specific integrase — MPKLTEKAVAAFAIPPGKREAWLSDVEVPGLRLRATAGAKTFYACWTNRATGERQREKLGLWGALTVEQARTAARATFGKVAAGGDPAAERAARAADHAKRKAEAALTATEAAFTLDLLIEDWETLHLATRRASYRAEATRALRHAFKAHLEAPAKALDHAAVLGVIDRLAKAGKATTGGLVLRYGSACYGWAVKRRRLLTNPFAGLPMPERAGSRERVLSGQEVGEIWRAAGTMAAPYGPAMRFLLLTLARRDEVCGMRWREVSPDLSVWTQPGSRTKNGRGHVVPLSAPARALLRTVLDLARGAPAMLPDPDQLVFGSPTAKGMRPISGHSWVKRTLDAAIAAERAQLATVTGCQAETMPPWVLHDFRRAGVTWLAGERFPPHVADKLLNHSSGTISGVAAVYQRNDFMPERTAALEAWGAHVQAQGERWPSGQQPDAVALAIAGPNQDGPHALMAARQAKGAPRRQRAPR, encoded by the coding sequence ATGCCGAAGCTGACAGAAAAGGCCGTCGCTGCCTTTGCCATTCCCCCTGGAAAGCGGGAGGCCTGGCTCTCCGACGTCGAGGTTCCGGGCTTGCGGCTCAGGGCGACCGCGGGGGCGAAAACCTTCTACGCCTGCTGGACCAACCGGGCGACGGGCGAGCGGCAGCGAGAGAAGCTTGGCCTCTGGGGTGCCTTGACGGTGGAGCAGGCCCGTACCGCCGCGCGGGCGACCTTTGGCAAAGTGGCCGCCGGGGGAGATCCTGCGGCTGAACGAGCCGCTCGCGCCGCAGATCATGCCAAACGCAAGGCGGAGGCGGCCCTCACAGCAACAGAGGCGGCCTTCACGCTCGACCTCCTCATCGAGGATTGGGAGACGTTGCACCTGGCGACGCGGCGGGCAAGCTATCGGGCAGAAGCCACCCGCGCCTTGCGCCACGCCTTCAAGGCGCATCTCGAAGCGCCCGCTAAGGCGCTGGATCATGCGGCGGTGCTGGGCGTGATCGACCGTTTGGCCAAGGCCGGCAAGGCGACGACCGGCGGGCTCGTCTTACGCTACGGATCAGCGTGTTATGGCTGGGCCGTGAAACGGCGCCGACTGTTGACCAACCCCTTCGCCGGCCTGCCCATGCCTGAGCGAGCGGGTAGCCGCGAGCGAGTCCTTTCCGGCCAAGAAGTGGGTGAAATCTGGCGAGCCGCTGGCACAATGGCCGCGCCTTACGGGCCCGCGATGCGTTTTCTGCTGCTAACCCTTGCCCGACGCGACGAAGTCTGCGGCATGCGGTGGCGCGAGGTGTCGCCCGACCTATCCGTCTGGACCCAACCGGGCAGCCGCACGAAGAATGGCCGCGGGCATGTCGTGCCGCTCAGCGCGCCGGCACGGGCTTTGTTGCGCACTGTCCTCGACCTCGCGCGCGGGGCGCCGGCCATGCTTCCCGACCCTGACCAGCTCGTGTTCGGCAGCCCGACGGCCAAGGGGATGCGACCCATCAGCGGGCATAGCTGGGTGAAGCGGACTCTCGACGCGGCGATCGCCGCCGAACGGGCCCAGCTGGCGACGGTGACAGGGTGCCAGGCCGAGACGATGCCGCCCTGGGTGCTGCATGACTTTCGCCGAGCTGGTGTCACCTGGCTGGCCGGGGAGCGCTTTCCGCCGCATGTGGCCGACAAGCTGCTGAACCATTCGAGCGGCACGATCAGCGGCGTCGCTGCCGTCTATCAGCGCAACGACTTCATGCCGGAGCGCACCGCGGCACTGGAGGCCTGGGGGGCGCATGTGCAGGCGCAGGGGGAAAGGTGGCCATCGGGGCAGCAGCCGGATGCGGTGGCGCTGGCGATCGCCGGGCCGAATCAGGACGGACCGCACGCACTGATGGCAGCCCGGCAGGCGAAGGGGGCGCCCCGCCGGCAGCGCGCCCCTCGATAA